In Sciurus carolinensis chromosome 17, mSciCar1.2, whole genome shotgun sequence, one genomic interval encodes:
- the LOC124967835 gene encoding protein ATP6V1FNB — MGELFTSQSQAFWQERIQKETATRVAWNIHYGHKFLKEGTRAKKQLQQAPFKSALEVGQVPATSSLVSKEVQVGHPEVQGVQNQLSSAVGIQVPTPKGIRIRKARGATQGPAGHSRPEDLTMRQVPSSTLKLLFEGVSHDGQGRARYLQERHRQIPEEKFRYKILSSWEYGWHVGDAMRNFTIPEYARTQTITKTFYLKSSVFHFPRRTDQLM, encoded by the exons ATGGGGGAACTGTTTACCTCCCAGAGCCAGGCTTTCTGGCAAGAGCGCATCCAAAAGGAGACTGCCACCCGGGTTGCCTGGAATATCCACTATGGTCACAAGTTCCTGAAAGAGGGGACCAGGGCCAAGAAGCAGCTCCAGCAGGCTCCATTCAAGTCAGCCCTGGAAGTTGGCCAGGTGCCTGCCACCAGCTCCCTTGTCAGCAAGGAGGTACAGGTGGGACATCCAGAGGTCCAAGGGGTCCAGAACCAGTTATCCAGTGCAGTAGGCATCCAGGTCCCTACACCCAAGGGAATCAGAATAAGGAAGGCTAGAGGAGCCACTCAGGGCCCAGCAGGCCACAGCAGGCCAGAGGACTTAACAATGAGGCAGGTCCCCTCAAGCACCCTGAAGCTGCTCTTTGAAGGTGTCTCTCATGATGGCCAAGGCCGGGCCCGTTACCTCCAGGAGCGGCATCGGCAGATACCAGAGGAGAAGTTCCGGTACAAGATCCTGTCATCTTGGGAGTATGGCTGGCATGTGG GGGATGCCATGAGGAACTTCACGATACCAGAGTATGCCAGGACCCAGACCATCACAAAGACATTTTACCTCAAAAGTAGCGTCTTCCATTTTCCACGGCGAACAGACCAGCTCATGTGA